DNA sequence from the Treponema sp. OMZ 838 genome:
CTTCTTGCGCATCTTGTCTTTTTCGTAGACAAACGTGCGGTTCATTTTTTCGACGTCGGTTTCAGCTGCATTGACAAACGAAATTTCGTCCCAGACTTTTGCAATATCCTTATAGGCGGGTTCACCCTTCGGCATCTTGTACTTCTTCTGGATGTGCTTTTCGTAGAGCTTTGCCAAATCGCCGAAATCGGTAATACGTACCATGAACTTCGACTTGTCATACTGGGTCTGTAATACGTCCCAGAGGTGCTCGACTTCGGTTTCAAATGAACGAACCATAACCTCATACGCTTTGCGCTCTTCAAGCAGCTGGGCATTATCGTAGTAGCGTAGACGAATCTGGTAGCGTTCGTCGGGGAGGTTTGCAACGTTCGTATCATCGTATTCGCGCAACAGCAACTCACGGGCGTTCTTCAAGTTTTCAATGTACTGATATCCCATCTTAGAGGTGTCAAGAATTGAAGTTAACGAGTTAATTGCCGTGTTAAAGCCGCGGTTACGGATGTTTTCGATATCGATGATGTGTTTGATATTCTCACGCACATTGAGCTGATCGAAAGTCTCCGGATCAATTTCCGCTCGCAAGTTTGCGATGCGTTCCATCAATTCCTTTGAAACTACCGAATAGCGCTTGCTTTCAGGATTTTCAACATCATCGTCGGTAACATCGAGAACTTTTCCCATCTTCTTGAAGATGATTTCACTGTCGGTCATCTCTTCTTTGCCTTCGTCGATAAGTTCATCTTTTAATACTTCGATTTCTTTATCGATGAGGTTCATCAGGTGGCCGGAGAGCAAATCTTTGATTAAGTATTCAACCGTTGCCTGATACTGGAAAATCGGGCTGATAAGCTCGGTGTCGAGAATGTTGACTGAAAGTTTTACATCTGTTACCGTTTTGGGCTTAATGATGTTGTCTTTAAACGCACACTTTACAATTGAGTAAGCGTTTTCACCGCGGACGAAAGCACCGACGTCGGTTTTCTGACGCAGAAGCGAATTGGTCAGTGTTTCCAAATCGTTGATTCCGCGCTGTACGTGTCCTTGCAGGTGTCCGTACATATTGACGATCGATTTTTCGATTTCACCGGTATTGAACTTATCGGCGCCGCCGACTTCATCCAACAGAGTTGCGATCTCTTTCGGCGTGTAGCGGTTCAAAACCTTCATTTCTTCCCTATCGATAAATCCGCGGACTTTTTTGAGCATTTCATCTTCTGCGGTTACCATATAGCGGTTGAACATATTCTGATAGTTCTGGTTAAAGTAATTGTATAACTTTTCCTTTAAACCACCCATTATATCCAATCTTTCAAGAACATCTTTGGGTAGTTTTGTTGATAAGTGATGCAATACTTTATTGGTCTCTTCTTCAATCAGCTGATTCACTTCTTTTTGCTGATCGCGGTAATCCTGCGCCAACGAATTCCTAGAACCGACAGCACTGGGCTTTTCGGGATGGAATACATTTGGACTTTGAGGTAAATCTAAACTTGCCATCTTACTGTCTCCTTATTGCAGTAGATTTATATCCGTGACGGATATACTAACACACTTCTCATTATAAGGCTATTTGATAAAATGTAAAGGCTTCTCCCCCCTTTTTACTTTCTTTTTTTGTAATACTATAGGTTATATCTAAAAACACGGTGTATTTTTAGAAGGGTGTTATACAATATCTGTAATGAAAGGAGTTATTATGTTGAAAATCAAATCTATTTTCTTTGCTGTTTCTTTTTTTATTATTTCTTTTACGGTATTTGCCGGTGAAAGAACTATTCCCGTCGATATTTTTTTGATGATTGATAAATCGCAATCAATGAATGAACCCGGTAAATTCGAGAGTTTGCATAAATGGGTACGCGATACGCTCGTTGCCGAAATGCTGATACCTGATGATTGGATAACTGTCTGGGAATTTTATGAAAAGCCTCATGAATTACAAACATTAGTTATTAAAAATGAAAACGATCGTAATTCATTGATAAAAACAATCGACAATATTACTCCCAACGGTGCATTTACC
Encoded proteins:
- the cfpA gene encoding cytoplasmic filament protein CfpA — protein: MASLDLPQSPNVFHPEKPSAVGSRNSLAQDYRDQQKEVNQLIEEETNKVLHHLSTKLPKDVLERLDIMGGLKEKLYNYFNQNYQNMFNRYMVTAEDEMLKKVRGFIDREEMKVLNRYTPKEIATLLDEVGGADKFNTGEIEKSIVNMYGHLQGHVQRGINDLETLTNSLLRQKTDVGAFVRGENAYSIVKCAFKDNIIKPKTVTDVKLSVNILDTELISPIFQYQATVEYLIKDLLSGHLMNLIDKEIEVLKDELIDEGKEEMTDSEIIFKKMGKVLDVTDDDVENPESKRYSVVSKELMERIANLRAEIDPETFDQLNVRENIKHIIDIENIRNRGFNTAINSLTSILDTSKMGYQYIENLKNARELLLREYDDTNVANLPDERYQIRLRYYDNAQLLEERKAYEVMVRSFETEVEHLWDVLQTQYDKSKFMVRITDFGDLAKLYEKHIQKKYKMPKGEPAYKDIAKVWDEISFVNAAETDVEKMNRTFVYEKDKMRKKLVIMRERLKKMYDYQYPVERRVMEERLAFLEAEFNKFDYLINPFHMQPGLLLDVDITSIKRKKATLDGMANVLNEFLHGVSKGFMDQAFASFSRRRSTVRADIAQTFGSGEEDEPAAGTPSGRAQFLDVLNETPSLEAPAAETVSRTPAATRGRRGTAKTKKAGAVDSTASKGRRGRKSGVRTL